From the Natronogracilivirga saccharolytica genome, one window contains:
- a CDS encoding T9SS type A sorting domain-containing protein → MNRIIQKLLLFGIVFGLLSIAGLNRAGAQSVLDGPNWQTIEEEVDWLSDSANETRGIAVNPETGHVLVATRADGDQIVVLDSEDGSEVGELDLTGVEGGMFAINRIDVSDDGQIFVGNFSLNGPEYRIYRWEDEEAEPAMVFDGNPIGDRVGDGFGVIGTGDDVRVYASGTFSDQLAEFTWNADEGELDDPEVITMPYEDNANASVIDAPGEDAIWINGRDAPIVKMDRDGNVLAEIGDDVIAEGNGELELIENGDEQFLVTGIRAPEDNVFSVIDISDLNAPLVVAVTEDLTVNPNDFRVADVGFDPATSTLTFLVTNSGLFNFTFDADDILTDELLGSYHIPQGDEPRGFESLQEAFDTLNAVGTNGPVTFYITDDLDESYNELALVDADVTENSPLLITPAPGAYPTITVADTVGVEGGGAGITLFNTGYVTIDGSGNNDVNNNDNNNNGNNDNANNRNLTILEQDGVTERMISVLGGSPEVTIENVIFESATGDVHTGIRSRRNDADSAVPTDLLVRNNLFGSPDYPFAEGVQLLGSADNLNHGLVYHNEIYASARAITTFYNIDNEYVGNHIELHNVAEDRAYNTGIYMVLMDGETVVRENNIARLAVNASDTTAYAGSIVTNFNSGTITVANNLFGGELVNEGDLQDNNFYGIVINNAGSVADMNVYHNTFRFTGNPDVNISAAVGFDAGIEASGESYDFRNNIVHNEIENDRALAIEWLAGAGQFSSNYNNLVVADEDAHVAQLGEERFETLADWAMETGNDQRSASVVVEFEDIDNWRLAGESVGDVNLAGTPIEDVTTDFDGNPRDEANPYMGAFEGDIILVPEPDIRAFALLEPEDGTGINLEDIDGDIEISWEFPQSTIAWSRYNGELLDDQFAHIGDGESGDGRYIGTENDVDAWLQTPLLENPDTLSFWASTFSNATVLDMVIEISDDGHEWEELKTLEAEDGGTGDINVDWSFHQIAIEREGEYYVRFSQEGDVEGSFYLDDVMVNSYTFTGEVVVDEDFEAWDSFRSMDFTWHLDIAGSDFDDPELSLPADRGGEANSLTLTAGQVDGALEDLGVDGGETFSGSWTVTAELADWTERAEEPFALDITRMVPTDSEVDRAYDFALNQNYPNPFNPTTNIEFTIPETMDVRLDVYSVTGERVATLVNEQREAGVHTVEFDATRLASGIYLYRVTAGEFVKTRQMTLIK, encoded by the coding sequence ATGAATCGAATAATACAGAAGCTCTTGTTATTTGGTATCGTTTTTGGACTGTTGTCCATTGCGGGACTGAACAGGGCGGGTGCCCAGTCTGTGCTGGACGGGCCCAACTGGCAAACTATTGAAGAAGAGGTAGACTGGTTGTCAGATTCCGCAAATGAAACCCGGGGTATCGCAGTTAACCCCGAAACCGGACACGTTCTGGTAGCCACCCGGGCCGACGGTGACCAGATTGTGGTTCTGGACTCTGAGGACGGATCCGAGGTCGGAGAACTGGATCTGACCGGAGTAGAAGGAGGCATGTTTGCCATTAACCGCATAGATGTTTCCGATGACGGACAGATTTTCGTCGGCAACTTTTCCCTGAATGGTCCGGAATACCGGATTTACAGATGGGAAGATGAAGAAGCCGAACCTGCCATGGTATTTGATGGCAATCCGATCGGAGACAGAGTCGGCGACGGTTTTGGTGTTATCGGAACGGGCGATGATGTAAGAGTCTATGCCTCCGGAACATTTTCCGACCAGCTTGCCGAATTTACATGGAATGCAGATGAAGGCGAGCTTGATGACCCGGAAGTCATCACAATGCCCTACGAGGATAATGCCAATGCATCCGTTATTGATGCCCCCGGCGAAGATGCCATCTGGATCAACGGACGTGACGCTCCCATCGTCAAGATGGACCGCGATGGCAACGTACTCGCAGAAATCGGTGATGATGTTATTGCTGAAGGAAACGGCGAGCTTGAACTAATAGAAAACGGTGATGAACAATTTCTGGTCACCGGTATCCGTGCTCCGGAAGATAATGTCTTCTCAGTGATCGATATTTCCGACCTGAATGCTCCGCTTGTTGTTGCCGTAACGGAAGACCTGACCGTCAATCCCAATGACTTCCGTGTTGCTGACGTTGGTTTTGATCCGGCGACCTCGACCCTGACCTTCCTGGTCACCAACAGCGGCCTGTTCAACTTCACATTTGACGCCGATGATATTTTAACCGATGAACTGCTCGGCAGCTACCATATCCCGCAGGGTGATGAGCCCCGTGGATTTGAGTCGCTTCAGGAAGCTTTCGATACGCTCAATGCTGTGGGGACAAACGGTCCGGTGACATTCTATATCACCGATGACCTGGATGAGTCCTATAACGAACTCGCTCTGGTTGATGCCGACGTGACAGAAAACAGCCCGCTGCTGATAACCCCGGCTCCGGGTGCGTACCCCACGATTACCGTTGCCGACACCGTTGGTGTGGAAGGCGGAGGTGCCGGAATCACTCTGTTCAATACCGGATATGTTACCATTGACGGTTCCGGGAACAATGATGTCAACAACAATGACAATAATAATAACGGGAACAATGACAATGCGAACAACCGCAACCTGACCATACTTGAACAGGACGGAGTAACAGAACGCATGATTTCGGTGCTGGGCGGTTCACCTGAAGTAACTATTGAAAATGTGATTTTCGAATCCGCCACAGGTGACGTTCATACCGGTATCCGGTCACGGCGAAATGACGCTGACTCTGCTGTACCGACCGATCTATTGGTTCGCAATAACCTGTTCGGCAGCCCTGACTATCCGTTTGCCGAGGGTGTGCAGCTTCTGGGAAGTGCTGACAACCTTAACCATGGTCTGGTATATCACAACGAAATCTATGCCAGCGCCCGGGCGATTACCACATTCTACAACATTGACAACGAATATGTGGGCAACCACATCGAATTGCACAATGTGGCTGAAGATCGCGCTTATAACACCGGGATTTACATGGTATTGATGGACGGTGAAACGGTGGTTCGTGAGAACAACATCGCACGCCTTGCGGTAAATGCGTCAGATACTACCGCTTATGCCGGTTCTATTGTGACCAACTTCAATTCTGGTACCATTACTGTCGCCAATAACCTGTTCGGCGGCGAGCTCGTCAATGAAGGTGATCTGCAGGACAATAACTTCTATGGTATCGTCATAAACAACGCCGGAAGTGTTGCCGATATGAATGTATACCATAACACGTTCCGGTTTACCGGAAACCCGGATGTAAATATCTCGGCAGCTGTAGGCTTTGATGCCGGAATTGAAGCTTCCGGTGAAAGCTATGACTTCCGCAACAACATCGTGCACAACGAGATAGAAAACGACCGGGCACTTGCCATTGAGTGGCTTGCAGGCGCCGGACAGTTCTCATCCAACTACAACAATCTTGTTGTTGCTGATGAAGACGCCCATGTTGCGCAACTCGGTGAAGAACGGTTTGAGACGCTCGCTGACTGGGCTATGGAAACGGGCAATGACCAGCGCTCGGCAAGTGTCGTGGTTGAATTTGAGGATATCGACAACTGGCGCCTCGCCGGTGAATCGGTTGGCGATGTCAATCTGGCCGGTACTCCCATAGAGGATGTGACGACCGACTTTGACGGCAACCCGCGTGATGAAGCCAATCCCTACATGGGTGCATTTGAAGGCGATATCATTCTGGTTCCCGAGCCCGATATCCGCGCTTTTGCATTGCTCGAGCCGGAAGATGGCACCGGAATCAATCTCGAAGACATTGACGGTGACATCGAAATAAGCTGGGAGTTCCCGCAGTCAACAATTGCATGGTCCCGCTACAACGGTGAACTGCTCGATGACCAGTTTGCCCATATCGGAGACGGTGAAAGCGGCGACGGACGCTACATCGGCACAGAAAATGACGTGGACGCATGGCTGCAGACACCGCTTCTGGAGAACCCCGATACGCTCAGCTTCTGGGCTTCCACATTCAGCAACGCCACGGTACTCGATATGGTAATCGAGATATCCGATGACGGACATGAGTGGGAAGAGCTCAAAACGCTTGAGGCCGAAGACGGTGGCACCGGTGACATCAACGTGGACTGGTCCTTCCATCAGATCGCCATTGAGCGCGAAGGCGAGTACTATGTTCGGTTCAGCCAGGAAGGAGACGTTGAAGGTTCCTTCTACCTGGATGATGTCATGGTCAACTCCTACACCTTCACAGGCGAAGTAGTTGTGGATGAAGACTTTGAGGCATGGGATTCATTCCGCAGCATGGACTTCACCTGGCATCTCGATATTGCCGGTAGCGACTTCGACGATCCTGAGCTGAGCCTGCCTGCCGATCGTGGCGGCGAAGCAAATTCACTCACGCTTACCGCCGGACAGGTGGATGGCGCTCTGGAAGATCTCGGAGTGGATGGCGGCGAAACATTCAGCGGAAGCTGGACCGTTACAGCGGAACTTGCTGACTGGACGGAAAGAGCCGAAGAGCCGTTTGCACTGGATATCACCCGGATGGTGCCGACAGACTCCGAAGTGGACCGTGCCTACGATTTCGCTCTGAACCAGAACTACCCCAATCCGTTCAACCCGACGACAAATATCGAGTTCACTATCCCCGAAACCATGGATGTGCGCCTTGATGTTTATTCAGTCACCGGAGAGCGGGTTGCGACACTGGTCAATGAGCAGCGCGAGGCAGGAGTTCATACCGTTGAATTTGATGCCACCAGACTGGCCAGCGGTATCTACCTGTACAGAGTCACTGCCGGTGAATTTGTTAAGACCCGTCAGATGACCCTGATCAAATAA
- a CDS encoding acyltransferase family protein has translation MTKNDSLEALRAGKRLVSLDVFRGATIASMILVNNPGTWGAIYPPLRHAEWHGWTVTDLIFPFFLFIVGVSVVLAFTKALAKGAEDNVLVRKTFTRSLIIFGLGLLMAGYPYFTFDPSFGIHQNLSEIRIMGVLQRIAICYLVASVMFIYLKPRTIVYSIAGILVGYWALMMLVPVPGHGAGMIDEPHTNLAAYIDQLIFADVHLYRNGPYDPEGLFSTIPAIGTTLLGVMTGIILMSDRDPIEKTARFLLWGFFFAAIGYVWDWFFPINKPIWTSSYAIFTAGVGMQLFGICYWLIDVKGYQRLTRPFVVYGVNALTVFFMSGIVARTLNLIQIPVAGEYISLQRVIFSNVFLPFASEINASLMYAITWIVIWYFILSYMYRKNIIVKV, from the coding sequence ATGACAAAAAATGACTCTCTGGAGGCGCTCCGTGCCGGGAAGCGGCTGGTCTCGCTGGATGTATTCCGCGGTGCGACCATTGCCTCCATGATTCTGGTCAACAACCCCGGCACCTGGGGTGCCATCTATCCGCCGCTGCGTCACGCCGAGTGGCATGGCTGGACGGTCACTGATCTAATTTTTCCGTTCTTCCTCTTCATTGTCGGTGTATCGGTCGTGCTTGCCTTTACCAAAGCGCTGGCTAAAGGTGCAGAGGACAATGTACTTGTGCGCAAAACCTTTACCCGGTCGCTCATCATCTTTGGCCTGGGCCTTCTGATGGCCGGATATCCCTACTTCACTTTTGATCCTTCCTTCGGGATACATCAGAACCTGTCTGAAATCAGGATCATGGGTGTTCTTCAGCGCATTGCCATATGCTATCTGGTGGCATCGGTAATGTTCATCTACCTGAAGCCGCGTACCATTGTCTACAGCATTGCCGGTATTCTGGTCGGATACTGGGCATTGATGATGCTGGTTCCGGTGCCGGGACACGGTGCGGGCATGATTGACGAGCCGCATACCAACCTGGCTGCCTACATCGACCAGCTGATTTTTGCGGATGTGCACCTGTATCGCAACGGGCCCTACGATCCCGAAGGACTATTCAGCACCATTCCGGCAATTGGTACTACCCTTCTGGGTGTGATGACAGGTATCATTCTGATGTCGGACCGTGACCCGATTGAAAAGACGGCCCGGTTCCTTCTCTGGGGCTTCTTTTTTGCCGCTATCGGTTATGTGTGGGACTGGTTTTTCCCGATCAACAAACCGATCTGGACCAGCTCGTACGCTATATTCACGGCCGGTGTTGGTATGCAGCTGTTCGGCATCTGCTACTGGCTGATTGACGTCAAAGGATACCAGCGCCTGACCCGTCCCTTCGTTGTGTATGGTGTCAATGCGCTTACCGTCTTCTTTATGAGCGGTATTGTGGCCCGCACTCTCAACCTGATACAGATTCCGGTTGCCGGTGAATACATCAGCCTGCAGCGGGTTATTTTCTCCAATGTATTTCTGCCGTTTGCCTCGGAGATCAACGCTTCACTGATGTACGCGATCACATGGATTGTTATCTGGTACTTCATCCTGAGCTACATGTATCGCAAAAACATCATCGTCAAGGTGTGA
- a CDS encoding protein O-GlcNAcase has product MNPSDIESLPENAGSVAGRNRASFKRTSNPVMHCLKGFLALLMLGLTCQLPASATAGSSVSADISPFPIHGVVEGFYGSHWTPEERLDVIRFMGEVGLQSYFYAPKDDPYHRSRWREPYAGEQLEIFEELLVKAEKNDVIIYYAISPGLDMVYSSEDDYQALLDKMEAMIDLGITHVALFLDDVPETLNHEEDMEEFDNLGEAHVHVINRLYEDLKERGTELVVCPTTYTDAWGNREYVYTLGEGVPEEVPLFWTGTDVAISHITAEEARNWGEKMQRKPLIWDNFPVNDFDSWRVFLGPLEGRDPDLAKTTTGIVSNPMNQPYASMIPMATVAYYALDPYNYEPEPALDRALNELFPDDAIPHIRELIALYREHGWDDNVFTPIYTPGKPFHVATIAEGLGRFQGAIESLISLGYEPFDDDNETNGDSPDNDGSSEYDEDTATGSADDDRQTRRVRGLVSELIPFLEDTRDDFEAMVADPAYYVDRRGKLQYRVGRQTLTAREAPFDVDMSGDLSEWEYEGFYSIPVAGNTTGRPPETAVVHDDTHLYFGMRFYREGRLAPGEPFFQGDHIMLIVDTDPDDPVTWIKPQDPVIVMRPEPDTDDEDGNDNDADDSGNNNEEEVTSDVAAGASAQRLADEEIEWQEPGYKVRVMDLTPFTQRGISDIHLYTLTGFFYHQVTNPFRSLTKTFAEEVSFGWKETDYGYSAVIAVPHGGKSEMRATIAGLMTSETDDGRDSHRFLLSARPYLGNTYTFPLIRLTGMEK; this is encoded by the coding sequence ATGAATCCTTCAGATATTGAATCATTGCCTGAAAATGCCGGATCCGTTGCCGGCCGGAACCGTGCATCGTTCAAACGGACATCAAATCCGGTTATGCATTGCCTCAAGGGGTTTCTTGCATTGCTGATGCTGGGATTAACCTGTCAGCTGCCGGCTTCCGCTACAGCAGGTTCTTCGGTTTCAGCAGACATCTCCCCCTTCCCCATCCATGGTGTTGTGGAAGGATTTTACGGCAGCCACTGGACCCCGGAGGAACGCCTTGACGTCATCCGCTTCATGGGCGAGGTCGGCCTCCAGTCCTACTTCTATGCCCCGAAGGATGATCCCTACCACCGCTCACGCTGGCGCGAGCCTTATGCCGGGGAGCAGCTTGAGATTTTCGAAGAACTCCTGGTGAAGGCCGAAAAAAACGATGTGATCATTTATTATGCCATCAGCCCGGGTCTTGACATGGTCTACTCCAGCGAGGATGACTATCAGGCGCTGCTGGACAAAATGGAGGCCATGATCGATCTTGGCATTACCCACGTGGCTTTGTTCCTGGATGATGTTCCGGAGACATTGAATCACGAAGAGGACATGGAAGAGTTCGATAATCTGGGGGAAGCCCATGTCCATGTGATCAACCGTTTGTACGAAGACCTCAAGGAACGCGGAACCGAGCTTGTGGTCTGCCCGACCACCTACACCGATGCCTGGGGTAACCGGGAATATGTCTATACACTTGGCGAAGGGGTGCCGGAGGAGGTTCCTCTTTTCTGGACAGGCACGGACGTTGCCATTTCTCACATCACGGCGGAAGAGGCCCGGAACTGGGGCGAAAAGATGCAGCGCAAGCCGCTGATCTGGGACAACTTTCCGGTCAATGACTTCGACTCCTGGCGCGTTTTTCTCGGTCCGCTTGAAGGACGTGACCCCGATCTGGCGAAGACCACCACCGGAATTGTCTCCAATCCCATGAACCAGCCCTATGCTTCCATGATCCCGATGGCGACTGTGGCCTACTACGCACTGGATCCGTACAACTATGAGCCTGAGCCGGCTCTTGACAGGGCGCTGAACGAACTGTTCCCGGATGACGCAATTCCGCACATCCGTGAGCTGATTGCCCTTTACAGAGAGCACGGATGGGATGACAATGTTTTCACACCGATCTACACCCCCGGCAAACCCTTTCACGTGGCAACCATTGCCGAAGGTCTTGGCCGGTTCCAGGGTGCCATCGAATCGCTCATTTCGCTGGGTTATGAACCGTTCGATGACGATAATGAGACAAACGGGGACTCCCCGGACAATGACGGCTCATCAGAATATGACGAAGATACCGCCACCGGATCCGCAGATGATGACCGGCAAACCCGGCGTGTCCGGGGACTGGTCTCCGAACTGATTCCGTTTCTGGAAGACACCCGCGATGATTTTGAAGCGATGGTAGCCGATCCGGCTTATTATGTCGACCGCCGCGGCAAGCTGCAATACCGGGTCGGCCGTCAGACCCTTACCGCCCGGGAAGCGCCATTCGATGTGGACATGTCCGGCGATCTCAGCGAGTGGGAATACGAAGGATTCTACTCCATCCCGGTGGCCGGCAACACGACCGGACGACCGCCTGAAACCGCTGTCGTCCATGACGATACTCATCTCTATTTCGGGATGCGGTTTTACCGGGAAGGCCGGCTTGCACCCGGGGAACCGTTTTTTCAGGGTGATCATATCATGCTGATTGTGGACACGGATCCCGATGATCCGGTGACCTGGATCAAACCACAGGATCCGGTCATTGTAATGAGACCGGAGCCCGACACTGATGATGAAGATGGCAACGATAACGATGCTGATGATTCCGGAAATAACAATGAGGAGGAGGTCACCTCTGATGTGGCAGCAGGTGCATCCGCTCAGCGGCTTGCCGACGAAGAAATCGAATGGCAGGAGCCCGGTTATAAAGTCCGCGTGATGGACCTGACGCCTTTTACACAACGGGGTATTTCGGACATTCACCTGTACACGCTGACCGGTTTCTTCTATCATCAGGTTACCAACCCTTTCCGCAGCCTGACCAAAACGTTCGCCGAGGAGGTTTCATTCGGATGGAAGGAGACGGATTACGGCTACAGTGCCGTGATTGCGGTACCGCATGGCGGCAAATCCGAAATGAGAGCCACCATTGCCGGACTGATGACATCCGAAACGGACGACGGACGGGATTCGCACCGGTTTCTCTTATCCGCACGCCCCTACCTTGGAAATACCTACACTTTTCCGCTTATCCGTCTGACGGGCATGGAGAAGTAA
- a CDS encoding metallophosphoesterase family protein translates to MSQEKRHIEKDHSKKKKLSGKDSNPDHSNDTHSGSLTTGCNRRDFVKKLALGGAGLGLFTQTGIEKSWAVQPKRSGNFRFVHLTDSHVRRGRKGDEGYMRCVEHVKALSPKPDFALMGGDGPFDGLYTEKDEFDDQIDLYKSISDDLGMPWYHCMGNHDVLGWNSRRKVPVDDPDIGKTMIMNKLGMDKSYFSFNKFGWHFVVLDCIHEVDADHGPSYIAKIGEEQLDWLRFDLAAHANMPVVAITHIAAFSHLGQINQDPDMPSMHGRVIQNTRDLRWVLERHGNVRALLQGHTHINEDFKYNDIWYVTSQSVSAAWWGGNWIGFKPGYNVFDVNEDKLTWHRRTFEWEHHLEEEDDLERERIAEQEAFEEEQEYLRRKELAKAAEKSE, encoded by the coding sequence ATGTCACAGGAAAAAAGACACATTGAAAAAGATCACAGCAAAAAAAAGAAGCTTTCCGGGAAGGATAGCAACCCGGATCATAGTAATGACACTCACTCAGGCAGCCTGACAACGGGATGCAACCGGCGCGATTTTGTCAAAAAACTGGCCCTTGGGGGTGCCGGACTGGGCCTGTTCACTCAGACCGGTATCGAAAAATCCTGGGCTGTTCAGCCCAAACGAAGCGGCAATTTCCGTTTTGTCCATCTGACCGACTCCCACGTCCGCCGCGGGCGCAAAGGCGATGAAGGATATATGCGCTGTGTGGAGCATGTGAAGGCGCTCAGTCCCAAACCGGACTTCGCACTGATGGGCGGAGACGGTCCGTTTGACGGTCTCTATACCGAAAAAGACGAATTTGACGATCAGATAGACCTCTATAAATCCATCTCCGATGATCTTGGCATGCCATGGTATCACTGCATGGGCAACCACGATGTACTTGGATGGAATTCGCGAAGAAAAGTCCCCGTAGATGATCCGGATATTGGCAAAACCATGATCATGAACAAGCTTGGCATGGACAAAAGCTACTTCAGCTTCAATAAGTTTGGCTGGCATTTTGTTGTTCTTGACTGTATTCATGAAGTTGATGCCGATCACGGCCCTTCCTACATCGCCAAAATCGGTGAGGAACAGCTCGACTGGCTCCGTTTTGATCTTGCCGCGCACGCGAATATGCCGGTTGTTGCCATCACGCATATCGCCGCATTTTCTCATCTGGGTCAGATCAATCAGGATCCCGACATGCCCTCCATGCACGGACGTGTCATCCAGAATACCCGGGATCTGCGCTGGGTGCTTGAGCGTCACGGAAATGTCAGGGCATTACTGCAGGGACACACCCACATCAACGAAGACTTCAAGTATAACGACATCTGGTACGTCACCAGTCAGTCCGTCAGCGCTGCCTGGTGGGGCGGAAACTGGATCGGTTTCAAGCCGGGATACAACGTGTTCGATGTCAACGAGGACAAACTGACCTGGCATCGCCGCACATTTGAGTGGGAACACCATCTTGAGGAAGAAGATGACCTCGAGCGCGAGCGTATTGCCGAACAGGAGGCCTTTGAAGAAGAGCAGGAATATCTGAGGCGCAAGGAGCTGGCCAAAGCTGCAGAAAAAAGTGAATAA